ACGAGCTCGGCCACGTTCAAGATGAGCTTCATCCACTTCGCCGACTGGATGTCGCCGCTCTCCTCCACCACGCCCACATGCCGCAGCAACTCGGCAACGACCGGCACGTGCCGCTCCGCCGAGGGATCGAGCGCACCGACCGCGAACCAGCAGCGGTCATAGGCGGAGTGCCGCTCGGACAGCCCCGGTGTATACATCGCCGACGTCACCTCGATCACCGCGGCGAGCGTGCGGTCCACACCGACCGCCTCGGCGATGACGTCTCCCGTCATCCCGTTCTGGACGCCCACGACCACGGAGTCGCGGTGCAGGAGCGGCGCGATGAGCTCGGCCGCCCACCGCGTGTCGTAGGCCTTCACGAGCAGGAAGACGATGTCGAACGGCTCCCGCATCTCGGCGACCTCGCAGAGGTGGTGGGCGGGGACCCGCGTGGCGCGGACCGTTTCTCCCGACTGCACGCGGATCCCGTGCGCCCGGATCGCCTCGATGTTCGCCGGCCACTGGTCGATGAAGGTCACGTCCACCCCGGCCTCGACGAGGTCGGCCCCGATGATCGACCCGTTCGCCCCGGTTCCCAGCACGGCGACCCGCGGCCCCGCGGCGTGCGCATTCCGACTCATTTCGCTCCCCATTGAACAGTGTTGGTGTATGGTCTTGTTAATCATAGCTGTACAACCGTGCAAGGGGGCCGACCGACGATGACCGAGCTGAAGATCGCTGTACTCGGTGCGGGAGCGAACGGCGCGTCGATCGGGGCCGACCTCGTCCGCGCCGGGCTCGACGTGACCTTCATCGACCAGTGGCCCGCCCACGTCGAGGCGATGCGCGCCCGGGGGCTCACCGTGGAGATGCCGGATCGCACCGAGGTCACCGAGGTCGCGGCGCTGCACCTGTGCCA
Above is a genomic segment from Leucobacter rhizosphaerae containing:
- a CDS encoding ketopantoate reductase family protein, which encodes MSRNAHAAGPRVAVLGTGANGSIIGADLVEAGVDVTFIDQWPANIEAIRAHGIRVQSGETVRATRVPAHHLCEVAEMREPFDIVFLLVKAYDTRWAAELIAPLLHRDSVVVGVQNGMTGDVIAEAVGVDRTLAAVIEVTSAMYTPGLSERHSAYDRCWFAVGALDPSAERHVPVVAELLRHVGVVEESGDIQSAKWMKLILNVAELVTSAVLDLSIADCARHPGMREVMLAAGNEAVAVAQAHGYRIRPIFGMEGDAAASPDTFVAEILDNLVANYIQPDSRATVLQDWMKHRRSEVSELHGEVVRLASRYGMDTPVNAKVWELGLKVERGELIASPANVALMQQALREPVLVPARSAERPEQRRRPLA